Proteins co-encoded in one Verrucomicrobiia bacterium genomic window:
- a CDS encoding carboxypeptidase regulatory-like domain-containing protein — MENNPSAEPVGRGIRASVIFASLAICVLLFWGIKNVFQGGSKLDDETKLERKSSFSAVKHDPSAPSPPPSVPAPTSKVEEPAITLLKLTTTPSTATVEPVKTIPAATLTASSGASASVQSSGAATDFGMISGKVVLQGVPEPEKPLPLDPSCGNLHKGTKPTTQFHVVAGDGGLADVFVHIVKGLENRNFLPPEKALVLDQIGCVYVPYVGGAQVGQTIEVRNSDPLLHNVHPTPAVAGNKEANKAHLPKAAPLLFRWDNPEVFLRFKCDVHPWMFSYIGLVNHPYFAVTDANGNFTIQNVPPGNYTVELYHRKSGKISKDIIVNAGHTTAITVSMEVIK; from the coding sequence ATGGAAAACAATCCCTCAGCAGAACCCGTCGGACGTGGCATCAGGGCCAGTGTCATCTTCGCGTCTTTAGCCATTTGCGTGCTGCTGTTTTGGGGGATAAAGAATGTCTTCCAAGGCGGCTCAAAACTGGATGACGAAACAAAACTTGAACGTAAAAGTTCCTTTTCCGCAGTCAAACACGATCCCTCCGCACCTTCCCCTCCCCCCTCCGTTCCTGCACCGACGAGCAAGGTGGAGGAGCCAGCAATCACACTACTCAAATTAACCACCACACCGTCAACTGCTACGGTTGAGCCGGTAAAGACCATCCCCGCCGCGACACTCACCGCCTCCAGCGGCGCATCCGCCTCGGTGCAATCCAGTGGGGCGGCCACAGACTTTGGAATGATTTCAGGCAAAGTAGTTTTACAAGGTGTTCCAGAACCGGAGAAACCACTGCCATTGGACCCCTCTTGCGGCAATCTGCACAAGGGTACCAAACCAACCACGCAGTTCCACGTCGTCGCTGGCGATGGCGGATTGGCGGATGTTTTCGTTCACATCGTCAAAGGGCTGGAAAATCGTAATTTTCTGCCACCTGAAAAAGCATTGGTGCTCGATCAAATCGGCTGTGTTTATGTTCCCTATGTAGGTGGAGCACAGGTCGGCCAGACGATTGAGGTGAGAAACTCCGACCCCTTGCTGCACAATGTCCATCCCACACCCGCCGTCGCAGGCAATAAAGAAGCCAACAAAGCACATCTGCCTAAAGCCGCCCCATTGCTTTTCCGCTGGGACAATCCCGAAGTGTTCCTGCGCTTCAAATGTGACGTCCATCCATGGATGTTCTCCTATATCGGTCTCGTGAATCATCCCTACTTCGCCGTCACCGATGCCAATGGTAATTTCACAATCCAGAACGTGCCGCCGGGCAATTACACCGTGGAATTGTATCACCGCAAATCCGGCAAGATTTCTAAGGACATCATCGTCAATGCAGGCCATACGACGGCCATCACTGTCAGCATGGAAGTGATAAAGTAA
- a CDS encoding metallophosphoesterase, with the protein MPIHLPAHSRRRFLASLAGGIAAVHGALQLSAAEAEAEQWLLFSDPHVAADKATIARGVNMAENLERAVKAALAKGKGAKGAFVNGDCAYNTGEVADYATFTQLIDPLRQAGLPVHVTLGNHDHRENIRKGLKEAGDQKAVVTDKQVSIVPGKEANWFLLDTLDVVNKTPGLLGEAQLAWLAKELDARKDKPAIVMMHHNPDLKEKPTGLTDTVKLWDVLAPRKQVKAIFYGHSHTWKLEQHESGIHQVNLPAVAYVFAQTMTNGWVEVALTSKQMTVRLNAFNESFADNGKDKVLVWRS; encoded by the coding sequence ATGCCCATCCATTTGCCCGCACATTCACGCCGCCGCTTTCTCGCTAGTCTGGCGGGTGGCATAGCTGCCGTTCATGGCGCGCTCCAATTATCCGCTGCGGAAGCGGAGGCCGAACAATGGCTGCTCTTCTCCGATCCTCACGTGGCAGCAGATAAGGCCACAATAGCGCGTGGAGTGAACATGGCGGAAAACTTGGAGCGGGCCGTGAAAGCGGCGCTCGCGAAAGGCAAAGGTGCGAAGGGCGCGTTTGTGAATGGTGATTGTGCTTACAACACTGGCGAAGTGGCTGATTACGCGACGTTCACGCAATTGATCGATCCGTTGCGTCAGGCAGGATTGCCCGTGCATGTCACGCTGGGCAATCACGATCATCGCGAGAACATCCGCAAAGGCTTGAAAGAAGCGGGCGATCAAAAGGCGGTGGTGACGGATAAGCAGGTGAGCATCGTGCCGGGCAAGGAAGCGAACTGGTTCCTGCTGGATACGTTGGATGTGGTGAATAAGACGCCCGGTTTGCTGGGCGAAGCACAACTTGCTTGGCTCGCCAAGGAACTTGATGCGCGGAAAGACAAACCCGCCATCGTGATGATGCATCACAATCCCGATTTGAAAGAAAAGCCGACCGGCCTCACGGACACGGTGAAGCTCTGGGATGTGCTCGCTCCGCGCAAACAGGTGAAGGCGATCTTCTACGGTCATTCACACACGTGGAAATTGGAGCAGCACGAGAGCGGCATCCATCAGGTGAATCTTCCGGCAGTCGCCTATGTCTTTGCGCAGACGATGACCAATGGCTGGGTGGAAGTGGCACTGACATCGAAGCAGATGACGGTGCGTTTGAATGCGTTCAACGAATCCTTCGCAGATAACGGTAAAGACAAGGTGTTGGTGTGGCGCAGCTAA
- the gyrA gene encoding DNA gyrase subunit A, which yields MADENDQPPPPTPPSTPGSIYAQGEKVQKINVADEIKNSFLDYSMSVIISRALPDVRDGLKPSQRRILFAMHELSLYPGRKHMKCAKICGDTSGNYHPHGEAVIYPTLVHMAQPWAMRERLVHGKGNFGSIENDPPAAMRYTEARLTHLGASLMTDMDKDTVDFAPNYDERLTEPTVLPAAFPNLLVNGGTGIAVGMATNIPPHNLGEVIDGVCAQIDNPNITIPELMKFIKGPDFPTGGVILGYEGIKNYFMTGRGSVRLRGCLGVEQLKGNREQIVVTEIPFNVNRAALEERIAELINEKVITDISAMRNESDENTRLVMELKRDAVSKVVINNLFKHTALEGTFSVNMLAIDHGRPKTLNLKDLITCYIEHRREVILRRTRYELKKAEEKAELLEGYMVALANLDEFIHIIRSSKNRDEAKIKLLAYEWSRAQVEAWGVLIRSEANITNGRYALNERQVNAILDLRLYQLTGLEIDKVEQEYKAILEVIKDLLDILAKESRVMAIIKAELLEIKTKYATPRMTQIVPDEGEMAIEDLIANEGVIVTITHSGLIKRTNVSSYRAQRRGGKGVIGMTTKEGDSPEENDFIEHLFTASTHDYLMFFTNSGRVYVERVHEIPDMGRASKGRSIANILELRSDEKIAALVRVLAKYGPNKEDQTWQQPNFVFFTTLKGTVKKTALEDFANVRKGGIIAITIEEGDTLIDAKLTSGADNVVIITHEGMSIRFSEEDVRCMGRPATGVRGISLSDADTVVAVAIVQQDGTLLVAGENGIGKRTDFEEYRIQSRGGKGIITMKTTDKTGGIAGALTVKDTDEIMLITSAGQMVRTFVKDIREAGRNTMGVKLINLDEKDKLQAIAPVISEEGDESAAAAVETPEAPAA from the coding sequence ATGGCAGACGAAAACGATCAACCACCGCCTCCGACGCCGCCGAGCACACCTGGCTCCATTTACGCCCAAGGGGAGAAGGTCCAAAAAATCAACGTCGCGGACGAGATCAAGAACTCGTTCCTCGACTATTCGATGTCCGTCATCATCTCGCGCGCGTTGCCGGATGTGCGCGACGGCCTGAAGCCTTCCCAGCGCCGCATCCTGTTCGCGATGCACGAGCTTTCGCTCTATCCGGGGCGCAAGCACATGAAGTGCGCGAAGATTTGCGGTGACACTTCGGGTAACTATCACCCGCACGGTGAAGCGGTGATCTACCCCACGCTCGTGCATATGGCCCAGCCGTGGGCGATGCGTGAACGCCTGGTGCATGGCAAAGGTAACTTCGGTTCCATTGAGAACGACCCGCCGGCGGCCATGCGTTATACCGAGGCGCGTTTGACGCATCTCGGCGCGTCCTTGATGACGGACATGGACAAGGACACGGTGGACTTCGCTCCGAACTACGACGAGCGTCTCACCGAGCCGACCGTTCTTCCCGCCGCGTTCCCGAATCTCCTCGTCAATGGCGGTACAGGTATCGCCGTCGGTATGGCCACGAACATCCCGCCGCATAACTTGGGCGAGGTGATCGATGGCGTGTGTGCTCAGATCGATAATCCGAATATCACGATCCCGGAGTTGATGAAGTTCATCAAAGGCCCGGATTTTCCCACGGGCGGTGTGATCCTCGGATACGAGGGCATCAAGAATTACTTCATGACGGGGCGCGGCAGTGTGAGGCTGCGTGGCTGCCTCGGCGTGGAACAGCTCAAGGGCAATCGCGAGCAGATCGTCGTCACGGAGATCCCGTTCAACGTGAACCGGGCGGCGCTGGAAGAACGCATCGCCGAGCTGATCAATGAGAAGGTCATCACGGACATCTCCGCGATGCGCAATGAGTCAGATGAGAACACGCGTCTCGTCATGGAACTCAAGCGCGATGCGGTGTCCAAGGTGGTCATCAACAATCTTTTCAAGCATACCGCGCTCGAAGGCACCTTCAGCGTGAACATGCTGGCCATTGATCATGGCCGTCCGAAGACACTGAACCTGAAAGACCTCATCACGTGCTACATCGAGCATCGTCGTGAAGTCATTCTGCGCCGCACCCGCTATGAATTGAAGAAGGCGGAGGAGAAGGCCGAGCTGCTGGAAGGCTACATGGTGGCCCTGGCGAACTTGGACGAGTTCATCCACATCATCCGCAGTTCCAAGAATCGTGATGAGGCCAAGATCAAGTTGCTGGCTTACGAATGGAGCCGTGCGCAAGTGGAAGCCTGGGGCGTGCTTATCCGTAGTGAGGCGAACATCACGAATGGCCGCTATGCATTGAATGAGCGGCAGGTGAATGCGATCCTCGATCTGCGCCTGTATCAGCTTACGGGCTTGGAGATCGACAAGGTGGAGCAGGAATACAAGGCCATCTTGGAAGTCATCAAGGACTTGCTGGACATCCTCGCGAAGGAATCGCGCGTGATGGCCATCATCAAGGCCGAGTTGCTGGAGATCAAAACGAAGTACGCGACTCCGCGTATGACGCAGATCGTGCCGGATGAAGGCGAGATGGCGATCGAGGACCTCATCGCGAATGAAGGTGTCATCGTCACCATCACGCACAGCGGCCTGATCAAGCGCACGAATGTCTCCAGCTACCGCGCGCAACGTCGCGGCGGCAAGGGCGTCATCGGCATGACGACCAAGGAAGGTGATTCACCGGAAGAGAATGATTTCATCGAGCATCTTTTCACCGCCAGCACGCACGATTACCTCATGTTCTTCACGAACAGTGGTCGCGTGTATGTGGAGCGTGTGCATGAGATCCCTGATATGGGTCGCGCCTCGAAAGGCCGTAGTATCGCGAATATCTTGGAACTGCGTTCCGATGAGAAAATCGCTGCGCTGGTTCGCGTGCTTGCCAAGTATGGTCCGAACAAGGAAGACCAGACATGGCAACAGCCGAACTTCGTGTTCTTCACCACGCTGAAGGGCACGGTGAAGAAGACGGCGCTGGAAGACTTCGCCAATGTGCGTAAGGGTGGCATCATCGCCATCACGATCGAAGAGGGTGATACGCTCATTGACGCCAAGCTCACGAGCGGTGCTGACAACGTCGTGATCATCACTCATGAAGGCATGAGCATCCGCTTCTCGGAAGAGGACGTTCGTTGCATGGGCCGTCCGGCCACGGGTGTGCGAGGCATCTCATTGAGCGATGCCGACACAGTGGTGGCGGTGGCGATCGTGCAACAGGATGGCACCTTGCTGGTGGCAGGCGAGAACGGCATCGGCAAGCGCACGGACTTCGAGGAATACCGCATCCAATCGCGCGGTGGTAAGGGTATCATCACGATGAAGACCACGGACAAGACGGGCGGCATCGCCGGAGCTTTGACCGTGAAGGATACGGATGAGATCATGCTTATCACGTCAGCGGGCCAGATGGTCCGCACATTCGTGAAAGACATTCGCGAAGCAGGTCGCAATACGATGGGTGTAAAGCTCATCAATCTGGATGAGAAAGATAAGCTGCAAGCCATCGCTCCGGTCATCAGTGAAGAAGGGGATGAATCGGCGGCGGCAGCGGTAGAGACGCCAGAAGCACCGGCTGCTTAA
- a CDS encoding arylsulfatase, giving the protein MTPKARMFLLILLVVLTAAEVLSAATQKSEQPNIIYIMADDLGYGDLGCYGQLKIKTPNIDKLAKEGMRFTQFYAGAPVCAPSRCVLMTGKHIGHARVRGNAGKENPMPQTVRKDDVTVAEVLKSAGYTTALIGKWGLSEENSEGHPNKKGFDHFFGYLNQHHAHNYYPEFLIRNESRVYLENIVPGEGDYGQGWATVKKQYSHDLMAEEALTWVEANKAKPFFLYLAFTLPHANNEGTRGTGNGQEIPTNGQYENLDWKAPDKGQAAMVTRLDADVGRLMDKLKKLGIDKKTLVIFTSDNGNHKEGGNDPEFFNANGPLRGMKRDLYEGGIRVPFIVRWPGKIKGGSTSEHIGYFGDFMATVADLSGGKAPEGLDSISFAPTLLGKDKEQKLHGYLYWEFYEQGGKTAVRAGNWKAVRLGFGDGVPIELYDLSKDIGEENNVAEKNPEVVAKMKEIFAKARTDSPDWKIPVKAAGGAGQGKKKAKQ; this is encoded by the coding sequence ATGACTCCTAAAGCGCGCATGTTCCTCCTGATTTTGCTTGTCGTTTTGACAGCAGCAGAAGTTCTTTCCGCAGCCACCCAAAAATCCGAGCAACCGAACATCATCTACATCATGGCGGATGACTTGGGCTACGGCGATCTGGGCTGTTACGGCCAGCTGAAGATCAAGACGCCGAACATCGACAAGCTGGCCAAGGAAGGCATGCGCTTCACCCAGTTCTACGCCGGTGCGCCGGTCTGTGCGCCTTCACGCTGTGTGTTGATGACCGGCAAACACATCGGTCATGCGCGTGTGCGCGGCAATGCCGGAAAAGAAAATCCCATGCCACAAACTGTCCGCAAGGATGATGTCACCGTTGCGGAAGTGCTCAAAAGCGCAGGCTATACCACGGCACTCATCGGCAAGTGGGGTTTGAGCGAGGAGAACTCCGAAGGTCATCCGAACAAGAAAGGCTTCGATCATTTCTTCGGCTACCTGAACCAGCATCACGCGCATAATTACTATCCCGAATTTCTTATTCGCAATGAATCGCGCGTGTATCTGGAAAACATCGTGCCGGGCGAGGGCGATTACGGCCAAGGTTGGGCCACAGTGAAGAAACAATACAGCCACGATCTGATGGCCGAGGAGGCACTTACATGGGTGGAAGCGAACAAAGCCAAACCCTTCTTCCTCTATCTGGCCTTCACCCTGCCGCACGCGAACAACGAAGGCACTCGCGGCACTGGCAATGGGCAGGAGATACCCACCAATGGCCAATACGAGAATCTCGACTGGAAAGCGCCAGATAAAGGCCAAGCCGCCATGGTCACTCGTCTTGATGCTGATGTGGGGCGCCTGATGGATAAGCTCAAGAAACTCGGCATCGACAAGAAGACACTCGTCATCTTCACGTCTGACAACGGCAATCACAAGGAAGGAGGCAACGATCCAGAGTTCTTCAATGCCAATGGCCCGTTACGCGGCATGAAGCGTGATCTTTATGAAGGCGGCATTCGTGTGCCGTTCATTGTCCGCTGGCCCGGCAAGATCAAGGGCGGCAGCACGAGCGAACATATCGGCTATTTCGGTGACTTCATGGCCACCGTCGCAGATTTGAGCGGAGGCAAAGCACCCGAAGGCTTGGATAGCATCAGCTTCGCGCCCACCTTATTGGGGAAAGACAAGGAGCAGAAGCTGCACGGGTATCTGTATTGGGAATTTTACGAGCAAGGCGGCAAGACGGCGGTGCGTGCGGGCAATTGGAAGGCAGTGCGATTAGGCTTTGGCGATGGCGTACCGATCGAGCTATATGATCTGAGCAAAGATATCGGCGAAGAGAACAATGTGGCGGAGAAGAACCCCGAAGTTGTCGCGAAGATGAAGGAGATTTTTGCGAAAGCGCGGACAGATTCACCGGACTGGAAAATTCCCGTCAAAGCGGCGGGTGGTGCTGGTCAGGGAAAAAAGAAAGCGAAACAATAG
- a CDS encoding alkaline phosphatase PhoX, whose protein sequence is MNKTASRRQFLQTAAAYAVGFAGLQMFATGCSTASKSSAKKIGYGALRPDPNKILDLPKGFKYSIISRTGDEMTDGLLVPSAPDGMATFAGPNGLTILIRNHEVGTTSGASSGAFGKDFKRRSKLKDEHFYDAGRKGKPCQGGTSTVVFNTRTQAIVSQYLSLAGTVRNCAGGPTPWNSWITCEETVELAGLDLDKNHGFNFEVPASATPKLAEPIPLKAMGRFNHEAVAVDPVSGIVYETEDRPDSLIYRFIPTEAGKLAKGGQLQALVFVDQKSIDTRNWKEATMPTGKRFAVRWVDIENVDGRADDLRYRGYNLGAARFARGEGMWYGNGEIYFACTSGGKNQKGQIWRYKPSPYEGNKREKEAPGEVELFIEPNDDALVDNADNLTVSPWGDLVICEDGKGDQFLVGVTPQGEIYKLAHNPYINSEFAGVTFSPDGSTLFVNIQKAGMTLAITGPWKKATV, encoded by the coding sequence ATGAACAAAACCGCTTCACGTCGTCAGTTCCTCCAAACCGCAGCCGCGTATGCCGTGGGTTTTGCCGGTTTGCAAATGTTCGCCACCGGTTGCAGCACAGCTTCCAAATCATCCGCCAAGAAAATCGGCTATGGCGCGCTGCGTCCTGACCCGAACAAGATTCTCGATCTGCCGAAGGGCTTCAAATATTCTATTATCTCCCGCACAGGCGATGAGATGACGGATGGCTTACTTGTGCCTTCTGCGCCAGATGGCATGGCGACCTTCGCCGGACCGAACGGATTGACCATCCTTATTCGCAATCACGAGGTGGGCACGACTTCCGGTGCATCATCGGGTGCTTTCGGTAAAGATTTCAAGCGGCGCAGCAAGCTGAAGGATGAGCATTTTTACGATGCTGGTCGCAAGGGCAAGCCGTGTCAGGGCGGCACGAGCACGGTGGTTTTCAACACGCGTACGCAAGCAATCGTGAGCCAGTATCTGAGCCTCGCGGGCACGGTGCGCAATTGCGCCGGTGGTCCCACACCATGGAATTCATGGATCACGTGCGAGGAGACGGTGGAACTGGCAGGGTTGGACTTGGACAAGAATCACGGGTTCAACTTCGAGGTGCCCGCATCAGCCACGCCCAAACTTGCGGAACCGATTCCTTTGAAGGCGATGGGACGATTCAATCACGAAGCTGTGGCTGTCGATCCCGTTTCAGGAATTGTTTACGAGACGGAAGATCGTCCAGACAGTTTGATTTATCGTTTCATTCCCACGGAAGCGGGCAAGTTGGCGAAGGGTGGGCAATTGCAGGCGCTGGTATTTGTAGATCAGAAGAGCATCGACACTCGCAATTGGAAGGAAGCCACGATGCCAACGGGCAAACGCTTCGCCGTGCGCTGGGTGGACATCGAGAATGTGGATGGGCGCGCTGATGATCTGCGTTATCGCGGCTACAATCTCGGGGCGGCGCGCTTCGCGCGTGGTGAAGGCATGTGGTATGGGAATGGCGAGATCTACTTCGCCTGCACGAGTGGCGGGAAGAACCAGAAGGGCCAGATCTGGCGTTACAAGCCGAGTCCGTATGAAGGCAACAAACGCGAGAAGGAGGCACCGGGTGAAGTGGAGCTGTTCATCGAGCCGAACGACGATGCATTGGTGGATAATGCCGATAACCTGACGGTGTCACCTTGGGGCGATCTGGTGATCTGCGAGGATGGCAAGGGGGATCAGTTCCTCGTGGGCGTGACGCCTCAAGGGGAGATCTACAAACTGGCGCATAATCCTTATATCAACTCAGAGTTCGCAGGAGTAACGTTCTCACCGGATGGTTCCACTTTGTTTGTGAATATCCAAAAGGCGGGGATGACGCTGGCTATTACAGGACCGTGGAAGAAAGCGACAGTTTAA
- a CDS encoding arylsulfatase: MKRLTFFFALAALLFHVTVHAAAKPNIIYILSDDLGYGDLSCLNPQSKIKTPHADRLAREGMIFTDAHSGSAVCTPTRYGIITGRYAWRSKLKNGVLGGLSPRLIEPGRETVASFLKSQGYATACIGKWHMGMDWTLKPGKEVSELNIEKPEQVWNVDYTQPIKNGPNSVGFDYYYGISASLDMVPYTYIENDKVTVNPTEEKQFAMYLGKDGGNTRKGPTAPGFDAANVLPDFAKKATSYIAQQAKAAKDGKPFFLYLPLASPHTPILPTKEWQDKSGVSAYADFVLQNDWALGQVMEALEKNGLAENTLLIFTSDNGCSNQADYPDLLAKGHNPSHIFRGHKADIFEGGHHIPFIARWPAKVKADSTYDHTICLTDLFATVAAITDQKLPDTAAEDSVSLLPAFTGKTKTALREATVHHSINGSFAIRQGEWKLCLTPDSGGWSAPRPGRDDASALPLIQLYNLTSDIGEQKNVQAENPEVVSKLTKLLEKYVAEGRSTPGKPQANNGEVTIQKKVTPVPAAKKKK, translated from the coding sequence ATGAAACGCCTGACTTTTTTCTTCGCCCTGGCCGCATTGCTTTTCCACGTAACGGTCCACGCCGCCGCCAAGCCCAACATCATCTACATCCTCAGCGATGACCTCGGCTATGGTGATCTCTCGTGCCTGAATCCGCAAAGCAAGATCAAAACACCGCATGCCGATCGCCTCGCGCGCGAGGGCATGATCTTCACCGATGCCCATTCCGGCTCCGCCGTCTGCACGCCCACGCGCTACGGAATCATCACCGGACGTTACGCGTGGCGTTCCAAACTCAAGAACGGCGTGCTCGGCGGCCTCAGCCCGCGCCTCATCGAGCCCGGTCGTGAAACCGTCGCGAGCTTCCTCAAATCCCAAGGCTACGCCACCGCTTGCATCGGCAAATGGCACATGGGCATGGATTGGACCCTCAAGCCCGGCAAAGAAGTCTCCGAACTGAACATCGAAAAACCTGAGCAAGTCTGGAACGTCGATTATACCCAACCCATCAAGAACGGCCCGAACAGCGTCGGCTTCGATTACTACTACGGCATCAGCGCCTCGCTCGACATGGTTCCCTACACCTACATCGAGAACGACAAGGTGACCGTGAACCCCACCGAGGAAAAGCAATTCGCCATGTATTTGGGCAAAGATGGCGGTAACACGCGCAAAGGCCCCACCGCTCCCGGCTTCGATGCCGCGAATGTGCTACCTGATTTCGCGAAGAAAGCCACCAGCTACATCGCGCAACAGGCCAAGGCCGCGAAAGACGGCAAACCCTTCTTCCTCTACCTCCCTCTCGCATCGCCGCACACACCCATTCTCCCCACGAAAGAATGGCAGGACAAAAGCGGCGTGAGCGCTTACGCCGACTTCGTTCTGCAAAACGATTGGGCTCTCGGCCAAGTCATGGAAGCGCTCGAGAAAAACGGTCTCGCAGAAAATACCCTCCTCATCTTCACGAGCGACAATGGCTGCTCCAATCAAGCCGACTATCCTGACCTTCTCGCGAAAGGTCACAACCCCAGCCACATCTTCCGTGGGCATAAAGCGGATATCTTCGAAGGCGGCCATCACATCCCCTTCATCGCCCGCTGGCCCGCGAAAGTGAAAGCAGACAGCACCTACGATCACACCATCTGCCTCACCGACCTCTTCGCCACCGTCGCCGCGATCACCGATCAAAAACTCCCCGACACCGCCGCCGAAGACAGCGTGAGCCTTCTCCCAGCGTTCACTGGCAAAACGAAAACTGCCCTCCGCGAAGCCACCGTGCATCACTCCATCAACGGCTCCTTCGCCATCCGCCAAGGCGAATGGAAACTCTGCCTCACGCCCGATTCCGGCGGCTGGAGCGCACCTCGCCCGGGTCGCGATGACGCCTCAGCCCTACCCCTCATCCAGCTCTACAATCTCACCAGCGACATCGGCGAACAAAAGAACGTGCAGGCCGAGAACCCGGAAGTCGTATCCAAACTCACCAAGCTCCTGGAGAAATACGTCGCCGAAGGCCGCAGCACGCCCGGCAAACCGCAAGCAAACAACGGCGAAGTGACCATTCAAAAAAAGGTCACGCCAGTTCCGGCGGCGAAGAAAAAGAAGTGA
- a CDS encoding type II toxin-antitoxin system VapC family toxin — MYLDSCILVKLLAVEPDSEFFVRSLEGKPVVTSELAETEIFSALQARERAGKISAKDRRLAWREFESRVEAGEIKLEPMNSVVLRKARYMLEQCHPKVALRTLDAIHLATADLCQDFPLVTTDVRMRDAATMMGLEVFPPLEDESAN, encoded by the coding sequence ATGTATCTGGACTCGTGCATCCTGGTCAAATTGCTGGCTGTCGAACCCGACAGTGAGTTTTTCGTGCGTTCACTGGAGGGCAAGCCCGTGGTGACGTCCGAGCTGGCTGAAACAGAAATTTTCTCTGCGTTGCAAGCCCGTGAACGCGCCGGGAAGATTTCCGCCAAAGACCGCCGCCTTGCTTGGCGTGAATTTGAATCCCGTGTGGAAGCAGGAGAGATCAAACTGGAACCGATGAACAGCGTGGTGCTGCGGAAAGCCCGTTACATGCTGGAGCAATGCCATCCCAAAGTGGCCTTGCGGACACTGGATGCCATTCATTTGGCAACGGCCGATCTGTGCCAGGATTTTCCGCTCGTGACCACCGATGTTCGCATGAGGGATGCGGCGACGATGATGGGATTGGAAGTATTCCCGCCGCTTGAGGACGAATCGGCCAATTAA
- a CDS encoding type II toxin-antitoxin system prevent-host-death family antitoxin, translated as MKEKRITKYPESKPDQMMLQEAVALPGIGLSIPVRAAKAKLSALLEMVASGQEVTITSDGVPKAVLTPVTKREQRKVFTGTREHLKKMPAWKGGPSAEEIIREDREGRGW; from the coding sequence ATGAAAGAGAAACGCATCACAAAATACCCGGAATCAAAACCGGATCAGATGATGTTGCAAGAGGCGGTCGCGCTGCCGGGAATCGGGCTTTCCATTCCGGTCCGTGCGGCCAAGGCCAAGCTTTCTGCATTGCTAGAAATGGTTGCCAGCGGGCAGGAAGTCACCATCACGTCGGATGGTGTTCCCAAGGCGGTGCTCACACCTGTGACCAAGCGCGAACAGCGCAAGGTTTTCACCGGGACGCGTGAGCATCTCAAGAAAATGCCTGCATGGAAGGGCGGTCCTTCAGCGGAGGAAATCATCCGCGAAGACCGGGAGGGGCGTGGCTGGTAA